Proteins from one Salvelinus namaycush isolate Seneca chromosome 34, SaNama_1.0, whole genome shotgun sequence genomic window:
- the LOC120028365 gene encoding uncharacterized protein LOC120028365 produces the protein MAVSILRRKIPLVCTVDLIIPSSQQANDSQSWGRKGVELSERQHIIGDGQTDWMTEKVDLSSFQSTTESSSSSSSPPSPLEHDVKVPSDLEVMTSLLQEELAQLEDYFRSESTSTKLDKSPKCDKGAQAMGAHSYYQLPYASYSGNQSETSPLFVTLATGELDRVSFCGGPIGRPKMARPAPYNCHHRSYNTCRRIVSDGVNKVGEELEHDTWSAKGSSSGSTEVAVNHFSTLKRVGKNIGSVKKVRECGVLLKEEESYYFTEDVFCSEEMTRGFCMGGSFDTHPKREGQLMHGMKVSGSGYDGMGLEVLHCNKDGGLSGGIPQEPEANGGYYHHHPNVADTEPYHSFISEIEEPTQVHGTEPQHDHYLFPECIGDQSYECLSRGESEGPMEGSPIHRQTAQRLKEDPCSLSCLKPGLVAVPLEVHTGERKQKKRDQNKTAAHRYRLRKRAELDILEEELHGLEEHNRELRDKAESVEREIQYVKDLLIEVYKARSQRLKQDASA, from the exons ATGGCGGTATCGATCCTTCGCAGGAAAATTCCTCTTGTTTGCACGGTCGACCTCATCATTCCTTCTTCCCAACAAGCTAACGACAGCCAATCCTGGGGAAGGAAGGGGGTGGAGTTATCGGAGAGACAGCACATAATTG GTGATGGTCAGACGGACTGGATGACGGAAAAAGTTGATTTGTCTTCGTTCCAGTCGACCACTGAATCCTCTTCTAGCTCATCTTCTCCGCCCTCACCGTTGGAACATGATGTCAAGGTGCCCTCTGACTTGGAGGTCATGACCTCTCTTTTGCAAGAGGAGCTTGCTCAGCTTGAGGATTACTTCCGGTCTGAATCGACTTCAACCAAATTGGACAAATCACCAAAATGTGACAAAGGCGCCCAAGCAATGGGTGCCCATTCTTACTACCAGTTGCCCTATGCTTCGTACAGTGGCAACCAATCAGAAACCAGCCCACTGTTTGTTACCCTGGCAACAGGGGAACTCGACCGGGTGAGCTTCTGTGGTGGTCCCATTGGAAGACCCAAAATGGCGAGACCAGCCCCATACAACTGTCATCATCGTTCATACAATACTTGCCGAAGAATAGTTTCAGATGGTGTCAACAAAGTTGGAGAGGAACTTGAGCATGACACCTGGAGTGCCAAAGGAAGTTCCTCAGGAAGCACAGAGGTTGCTGTTAACCACTTTTCTACATTGAAGAGAGTTGGGAAGAACATTGGCAGTGTAAAGAAAGTCAGAGAATGTGGTGTATTGCTGAAGGAAGAGGAAAGTTATTATTTTACAGAGGACGTTTTTTGCAGTGAAGAGATGACCAGAGGTTTTTGTATGGGTGGGTCCTTCGATACCCACCCCAAGAGAGAAGGACAGTTGATGCATGGAATGAAGGTTAGTGGCAGTGGTTATGATGGTATGGGGCTGGAGGTCTTGCATTGCAACAAAGATGGTGGACTCTCTGGAGGTATTCCTCAAGAGCCAGAGGCAAACGGTGGCTATTACCACCACCACCCGAACGTTGCTGATACAGAGCCTTATCATAGCTTTATAAGTGAAATCGAAGAGCCTACACAAGTACATGGTACAGAGCCCCAGCATGACCACTACCTCTTCCCAGAATGTATTGGAGACCAAAGCTACGAATGTCTGTCaagaggagagagcgaggggcCAATGGAGGGCTCGCCCATTCACAGGCAAACAGCACAAAGGTTAAAGGAAGATCCATGCTCCCTGAGCTGCCTCAAACCAGGCCTTGTCGCTGTCCCTCTGGAAGTACATACCGGAGAACGGAAGCAGaagaagagagaccagaacaaaACAGCTGCTCACAG GTATCGACTGCGTAAGAGGGCGGAGCTGGACATACTGGAGGAGGAGCTTCATGGGCTGGAGGAACACAACCGGGAGCTCCGCGACAAGGCGGAGTCAGTGGAACGAGAGATTCAATATGTCAAAGATTTACTCATCGAGGTCTACAAGGCACGTAGTCAACGCCTAAAGCAAGATGCCAGTGCCTAA